A genomic window from Nocardioides rotundus includes:
- a CDS encoding DUF433 domain-containing protein: MSYTTSRDLTLDRAIYSYADVDRLVGLRAGTASRWLEGYERQGRFYDPVLRPEPTGSDVVTWGEMVEARLLAEFRDLTVPVQRMRPAIVKLRAEFGRYPLAHARPLLDVEGRELVQVVQQEVGLARDLQLVVVRDGQFVLTDAAQRFSSAVDYVEYAGNVAGLIRPEQRTPDVVMDPLRTFGQPAVRNVRTEALAEDYRAGTSRDDLADLYDLTLEQVDEAIRFELIASAQRAA, from the coding sequence TTGTCGTACACCACCTCGAGGGACTTGACCCTCGATCGCGCGATCTACTCCTACGCTGACGTAGATCGGCTCGTTGGCCTGCGTGCCGGCACCGCGAGCCGCTGGCTGGAGGGCTACGAGCGGCAAGGACGCTTCTACGACCCGGTGCTTCGACCCGAGCCGACCGGGTCCGATGTGGTCACGTGGGGCGAGATGGTTGAGGCGAGGCTGCTGGCCGAGTTCCGAGACCTGACGGTGCCTGTGCAGCGGATGCGCCCCGCAATCGTGAAACTGCGCGCGGAGTTCGGTCGCTACCCCCTGGCGCACGCCAGACCCCTCCTCGATGTCGAGGGCCGCGAGCTGGTCCAAGTGGTGCAGCAGGAGGTCGGACTCGCCCGAGACCTGCAGCTCGTTGTGGTGCGTGACGGTCAGTTCGTGCTCACTGACGCTGCGCAGCGGTTCAGTTCGGCGGTGGATTACGTGGAGTACGCCGGCAACGTGGCGGGCCTCATCCGTCCCGAGCAGCGGACCCCCGACGTGGTCATGGACCCGCTGCGGACGTTCGGCCAGCCGGCGGTGCGCAATGTTCGCACCGAGGCGCTCGCCGAGGACTACCGGGCGGGCACCAGCCGCGACGACCTTGCCGACCTCTATGACCTCACCCTTGAGCAGGTCGATGAAGCGATCCGCTTCGAGCTCATCGCGAGTGCCCAGCGCGCTGCCTGA
- a CDS encoding PIN-like domain-containing protein, translating to MGLGKLLRRAGLADVVYPGHEDLPEVPVGTPDLDWMPVVARRNLVVLTRDKRVRTRPAELRAYWEHGIRSVWIGAKQDLGPRQQVELFLQHEKRLQREITQRGPGPRALAMNPSGVRPLNLRSPGS from the coding sequence CTGGGCCTCGGCAAATTGCTGCGTCGCGCCGGCCTGGCGGACGTCGTCTACCCGGGCCACGAGGACCTACCCGAAGTTCCGGTCGGTACGCCCGATCTGGACTGGATGCCGGTCGTCGCGCGACGGAACCTCGTCGTCCTGACACGGGACAAGCGGGTCCGCACCCGACCGGCCGAGCTGCGGGCTTACTGGGAACACGGCATCCGCTCCGTATGGATCGGCGCCAAGCAAGATCTCGGACCGCGTCAGCAGGTCGAGTTGTTCCTCCAGCACGAGAAGCGTCTCCAACGCGAGATCACCCAGCGTGGCCCCGGCCCGCGGGCGCTGGCGATGAACCCATCCGGCGTTCGTCCGCTCAACCTGCGTTCGCCCGGCAGCTAG